The segment ACATTCGTCAAATAAATCGCTAAAAACGGAATCGTCATAAACGTCGCCATTCTCGCAAACAACGTTCCAATAATAATTGTAAGACTTATAGGATGAATTTTTTTTGCCCTCATAACGGTTTCCTTTCACACTTTAAAGTATCGCGGGACTGTCCCCAAAAAATCAGCCAACGAATACAACGTATATCCGCCTCTCCCAATGGTTGTTTTTGCTGTGATCATGGAGTTTAAGATAGCTTCTTCAGTGGCATCGGCAACAGCAATAAAGGCTTGGTCGATGTCGGTTTCATGAATGGTTTCCATCGTCAGTAATGAAAGGGTTGGGAAGTGCGGTTGTTTAGTAGCAGTCGAAAAACCAATCACAAGATCTCCGCTTCCGTTACCAAAATAGGAACCGGTTCGACTTAACCCGACAGAGGCCCGTTTCATAATCCGTTTCAGCTGTCGTTCCGATACCGGTAAATCCGTAGCAACGACAATAATAATTGAACCTTGATCTTCTATTTTATGCGGCGGAGGAACGACTGAACTTAACTTCTTCCCTACTGGCTCACCATTTAATCGAAAATCTTTCATGAGCCCAAAATTCGAAAGCACCAACACCCCGATTGTATATGTACCATGAGACATCTCTAATAAACGAGACGAAGAGCCAATACCTCCTTTAAAACCAAAGCAAGCCATTCCCGTTCCCGCTCCGACACTCCCCTCGTCAAAATCGACAGACGCCCGCTCTAACGCTTGGAACACGTGCTCCTCTTTCACAAATCCCGCTCGGATATCGTTTAACAACATATCATTACACTCACAAACGATTGGGTTCACCGTTCCAGTCGTCCGGCCGATTTCCGGGTTTTGCTCTAACATGTATTTTACAAGCGCGTTCGTACAAACACCGACACTAAGCGTATTCGTTAATATAATCGGCGTTTCAATCGTACCGAGCTCATCTATTTGAATCGTTCCGGTCGTTTTTCCAAACCCATTAATCACATAGGTAGCCCCTAGCACCTTTTCTTTAAACAAATTCCCTGGATGCGGAACAATCGCTGTTACCCCTGTTTTCATATCGCCGTCATCGAGGGTCGTATGCCCAACGGTGACGCCTTCCACATCCGTAATGGAATTCCTTTTTCCTGTTTTCATTGAGCCAATCACAACACCATAGTCCCGTATTTTTCGTTGCGTAGCCATGTCTGCCCCCATACTCTTTTATCGTTCCAACGATTCACTTAATCGTGTAGATGATACGTATTGTATAATGTCTGCCAACAAATGTATAGATATTTTTCTATATTCTGACAAAAAAGATTCCAAATCCTGTCATTATTAAAAATTTAATCAAATAAATGACTTAAAAAACTAATTAACTTCATATTGGGAATAAGAAAATAAGGGGAACTTATATTTCTTTTTCTAAGCAATAGTGAAGTTTCCCTTGATATTCTACTTCCTTAAATATCTTGTAACCTAATTTTGACCAAAACCTTAATCCACGTTCATTTTGTTTATGTACAGCAAGTCGTAATATCTTCTTGTTCATTTGTTTAATCATATTCTCAAAAGACTG is part of the Bacillus sp. (in: firmicutes) genome and harbors:
- a CDS encoding GNAT family N-acetyltransferase — its product is MNTERLLVKQNDAYIGLIDYCLENPSDNLTWISLFIIHQKYQGNGTVTFVYQSFENMIKQMNKKILRLAVHKQNERGLRFWSKLGYKIFKEVEYQGKLHYCLEKEI
- a CDS encoding P1 family peptidase — encoded protein: MATQRKIRDYGVVIGSMKTGKRNSITDVEGVTVGHTTLDDGDMKTGVTAIVPHPGNLFKEKVLGATYVINGFGKTTGTIQIDELGTIETPIILTNTLSVGVCTNALVKYMLEQNPEIGRTTGTVNPIVCECNDMLLNDIRAGFVKEEHVFQALERASVDFDEGSVGAGTGMACFGFKGGIGSSSRLLEMSHGTYTIGVLVLSNFGLMKDFRLNGEPVGKKLSSVVPPPHKIEDQGSIIIVVATDLPVSERQLKRIMKRASVGLSRTGSYFGNGSGDLVIGFSTATKQPHFPTLSLLTMETIHETDIDQAFIAVADATEEAILNSMITAKTTIGRGGYTLYSLADFLGTVPRYFKV